CGCACCCTTCCGGCACCGACACCAACAAACATCTCGATAAACTGTGACGCAGAGATACTGAGAAAGGTCACGCCGGACTCGCCTGCCACTGCCCGCGCAAGGAGCGTCTTGCCGGTGCCGGGAGGCCCGACCAGCAAGACACCCTTCGGCACCTTGCCTCCAATCTGCTGGAACTTCTTCGGATCCTGCAAATAATCGACGATCTCCCTCAACTCCAGCTTGGCGTTCTCCATACCGGCCACATCGTCGAACGTCACATTACTCTTTTCCCCAGGCGTATACATCTGGGCACCGGACTTGGAGAAACCTCCCATCATTGCGCCGGGGCCCTGCCCCCGCATTCCCCGCATTGCAAACCACCAGACCCCGAGGATCAGAATCCAGGGAAGAATGTACAGGAACCCGCTGAGGAGAGGAGATGTCTCCGTTGTTACAGCGGTAACATCCACCTTCCTGGCCTGCAAATCAGACATGAGGGTCGGGTCTTCGATGACAGGCTTTACCGTGGTAAACTTGGTGACTTCACGTACTGCCGACTGTCCGGGAACCGTACCGGGCAACTGCACTTTTTTCCGGAACTCCCCTCTGATCCCATTGCCCTTTATGGTAATCTGCTTGATGTTGTCAGCGGCAAGCTCATCCTTGAAGCGGCTGTACGAAATTGTTCCGCCACCTTCAGCGGTCTGGCGGACGAAATAGCCATACAGTAGATTGAACGCAATAATCAGTACAAAAACCCATAAAAACGGCTTCCAGACCGACTGGCCCATGGATGGCTCCTTAACGCCGGAACTCCCCGTAAAATCGAGTTCCGGCAATCCATTTCAATGCAATGACACTAAAGTGGTAACACAAACTCCTTGAATTGCAAGGCTTTCACGATTCATCAACGGACAGGGAGAATCGGCCGAGGCCAAACGCAGCACCTTTTCCCAAGTTAAGGAACTCACCCAAAAGCAGAAACGGGATAAATTCATCAGGGATCCCCTTTAACTTCACATCTCCGGTCAGTCCCGCCAACTTACCATCTCCTTCCCCCCTGCCCCACTCCACCCACCTGGTCGAATTTTGCAAAACTACCACTGATTCAGAGAGGGAACTGAGCCATCTGAAGTCCATCGAAAGATCATCATCACTATAGTAAGCAGCAAGGGATGATATACGTCGAATAAGGGTTCGCATAAATTGCGTGAATTTAAATTCCCGCATCATACGCCCCTCATGCATCAGCTTCAGCGGTGTCTCAAGTTGAAGCTTCATTTCCCCGGAGTAACCCATAAGTCGCGTGTCACGGAGGCCATCTGTTTCCAGGAGAGTAACGGCATCCAAGGCCTCGACTACCCCATCTTTCGACCATAGAAGCGTAGGCTCATCATGGTAGTCAAGAGAATCTATACGCACAAGGTCCATTAAACTCCCATTACGCTCAGGCTGAATCGTAAAAAGAAATTTTAATGCCTCCACAAATTCCCCGACAAACCGGGTTGCGGTCCCCGCTAACGAAAGGCGAATCACAAAATCATGACCGGCGTTAGGTGGCGAGGGAAACACCGGAAAAGAAAAGGCAAACGGAAGGGGTGGCTTCTGGTGCCTCTTTACAGCAGCAGGGTCAGCACTCAGCTCCTGGGCAAAAATCAGCCGATAAGGGCACTCTTCCCTTGAAACGCATAGGCCGCAAGCATCGCTCATGCAACCTGTTATTTGGCGGAATGCACTCTGGAAATCATGCCGGACGCGAAACAGAAAATACCGGTCGGCAATATCCCTGTTCAGGCGCATCGTCATCCGCAAAACTGCTACCATCATATCTTCGCTCCTGCCCAAAAAAATGGGGCGGATAATTAAATCCGCCCCATCATACCGCAAGAACTTACGGTTCATACTGAAAAATAAAATTTTCCTAGAACATAGACTTAAGGTATTCCCTGTTCAGTGTGGCTATGAACTTGACGTTGATGCCCTTCGGGCAGGCAGCCTGGCATTCATAGTGGTTGGTGCAGTTACCGAATCCACACTCTTGCAGTGCCCCTGTCATCTCATTTACGCGACGAGCCGCCTCCGCCTTGCCTTGGGGAAGCACGGCAAGCTGCGACACCTTGGCGGAAGTAAATAGCATGGCCGATCCGTTGGGGCAACCGGCAACACAGGCCCCGCAACCGATACATTCAGCGGCATCCATTGCGTAATCGGCTTCGGGCTTGGGAATCATGATAGCGTTGCCGTCTGCAACACCGCCAGTATGGGCAGAGGTGTAACCACCAGCCTGGATGATGGTGTCGAGGGCAGAACGATCGACTACCAGGTCTTTTACGACCGGGAATGCCCGGGCGCGCCACGGCTCGATATAGATGGTGTCGCCGTTCTTGAACATCCGCATATGGAGTTGGCAGACCGTGGTCCGCTCCAGACCGCCGTGGGGGATCCCGTTGATCACCTGGGAGCACATGCCGCAGATACCCTCGCGACAATCGTGATCAAATGCGATGGGCTCCTTGCCGGCTTTGATAAGTTCTTCGTTGACCTCATCGAGCATCTCAAGGAACGACTCGTCCGGGCTTACATTCTTGGCCTCGTAGACCTCAAACTTTCCTGGATCTTTTGGGCCATTCTGGCGCCAAACATGGAGAGTAAGATTCATTGTATTGTCGTGGCTCATTATTTGTAGCTCCTTATTGCCAGATGGACGTTTTCAAACTTCAACGGCTCAATGTGGAGTTCAGGCTCGGCATTAACTCCCTTGAACTCCCATGCGGCGGCATGGCAGAAGTTTTCGTCATCACGCTTCGCTTCGCCGTCGGGCATCTGATGCTCGACTCTGAAGTGACCACCGCAGGACTCGTTACGGTAGAGGGCATCACGGGTGAGAAGTTCGGCGAATTCCAGGAAGTCGGCAACACGGCCCGCATTCTCCAGATCCTGGTTGAACTGGGCGCCAGATCCGCTCACCTTGACATTCTTCCAGAACTCTTCACGGAGTGCAGGAATCTTCTTGAGGGCTTCCTTGCAGCTCTGCTCACTGCGTGCCATGCCGACATTCTCCCACATGATCCGGCCCAGTTCGCGGTGGAACTCACTGACAGTCTTCTTACCGTTGATCGACATGAGTTTCTTGAGATTGTTATTCACATCTTCAACCGACTTCTTGCACTCGGCGTTGTCGGCCTTGACCTTGCCCGGAGTTGTCCTGGCGAGGTAATTGGCAATGGTATACGGTATGACGAAGTAGCCGTCGGCAAGACCCTGCATGAGGGCGCTCGCGCCGAGACGGTTCGCACCGTGAACCGAGAAGTTTGCCTCACCCAGAACGAAGAGGCCCGGAACGTTGCTCTCGCAGTTGTAGTCAACCCAGAGGCCACCCATGGAATAGTGGGGAGCCGGGTAGATACGCATCGGTACTTTGTAAGCGTTCTCGTCGGTAATCTTCTCGTACATCTCGAAGAGGTTGCCGTAACGCTCCCGGATTGTGTCTTCCCCAAGGCGCTTGATGGAAGCGGCGAAATCGAGGTAAACACCCCGGCCGCCCGGTCCGACGCCGCGGTCATCGTCACACTGCTCTTTTGCGGCACGGGAAGCGATATCACGCGGTGCAAGGTTACCGAAGCTCGGGTACTTCCGCTCGAGATAGTAATCGCGCTCTTCTTCGGGAATTTCGCCCGGTGCACGCTTATCACCCTTTTTCTTGGGAGCCCAGCAGCGGCCGTCGTTCCGGAGCGACTCGGACATGAGGGTCAGCTTGGACTGCTTGTCACCATGCTGCGGAATGCAGGTCGGGTGAATCTGGGTGTAACAGGGGTTTGCGAAGAAGGCGCCTTTTTTGTGAGCCTTCCAGGCAGCAGTAACGCTGCACCCCATGGCGTTGGTGGAAAGGTAGAATACGTTGACGTAGCCGCCGGTGCAGAGAACAACCGCGTCGCCAACATGGCTGCGGATCTCGCCGGTCACCAGGTCACGAACCGTGATCCCTTTGGCCTCGCCATCGACAACGATCAGGTCGAGCATTTCGGTGCGGGGGAACATCTTGACGGTCCCGGCCTTGATCTGGCGGGCAAGAGCCGAATAGGCGCCGAGCAGAAGCTGCTGGCCCGTCTGTCCGCGAGCATAGAAGGTACGGGAAACCTGGGCGCCGCCGAAGGAACGGTTGTCCAGGTAGCCGGCGTAGTCACGGGCGAAAGGAACACCCTGTGCCACACACTGGTCGATGATGTTATTGGAAACCTGGGCGAGGCGCCAGACGTCAGCCTCACGGGCGCGGAAGTCACCGCCCTTGATGGTGTCGTAGAAGAGACGGTAGATGCTGTCGCCATCGTTCGGGTAGTTTTTGGCAGCGTTGATCCCGCCCTGTGCAGCAATGGAGTGGGCGCGACGGGGGCTGTCCTGATAACAGAATGCCTCTACGTTGTAGCCAAGTTCGCCGAGCGATGCGGCAGCAGCTCCACCGGCGAGGCCGGTACCAACCACCAGAACTTTGTATTTACGCTTGTTGGCAGGGTTGACCAGCTTCATATCGAAGCGGTGCTTGTCCCATGTTTTCTCAATTGGTCCAGTCGGACATTTTCCGTCGAGTATCACTTGAACCCCCTAACCTTTCAGAATGCCGGTAACGATAAAGAGCGGGATGGACGCATAGCCGAGAAGAAGAACAACGGCCGCAACCTTGCCAATCTTGCCGAAAACCGGGAGAGACTTTTCATTATTCCAGCCCATCGTCTGGAAGAAGCTCTGAATCCCATGGGAGAGGTGAAGGAACAGCACAACCATCGCCGCGACATAAATGAACACGACAATCCCGAGGGAGAAGCTGTGGGTCACCATGCCAAAGACATCAAAACGGCCGAGGGCATCAACACCAAGCCTTATGTCCGGAGTGACGCGAATGGTGAAGTGAAGAAGGTGATAGATGATGAAGGCAATGAGCAGAAGCCCCGTATAGAGCATGCTAGTGCTCGACAAGGTAGCCTTCTTGAGGTTCTTGACCGCATAAGCGTCAGGGTTTGCAGCACGGTTCTCAAGGCTCAGCGTTACACCGTAGAGTACATGGATACATACCGCTACAAGCATGACGGCACGGAAAGCCCAGACCAGGGGTGGAAGTGCATGAAGATGCTCGGCATATGCGTTTATGCCGCCGGGAATGAAGATGGATGAGTTTCCAAGCATATGGACGATAACAAACAGCACCATAAGCTGACCGGTGATCGCCATAAGGACTTTTCTTCCCACAGTACTCGTGAACAGTTGCATAATGGTATCCTTTTGCGCGTATTCGTTGTGCTAAATAAAATTCAATGCTAATGCCGCCGGTGAATCTCGCCTCACGGAGTGCAACCCCGGGAGGAAAGGCCAAACGGCCTTACGGAGAAAGCCCTTGAACCGTTTGCGGAGGTGCCCGCCATTCCTTACAATTGTCCACAGTTTCCTCCCTTGCAAGGATATTTATTTAAACCATCAATCAAGAGCAACCTGAACAACATGTATTTTTTCTAATATTATTTTGTATACTGTATACTAAACGTCGTTTTAGGGAAAAGCAATAAAAAAAGTGGCTTCAAATGGGGTGCGGACGCTTCACCAGCCTGAACTTGTGAACGGCTGGCGCGGAACTCATCCGGCTAGGGAGTAAATGCGGAATAATGAAGAGTATCTGCACTAAAGAAATAGTGAACATCCGATACTCAACAGGGGAGACTTTAAGGACTGCCGGAGTCTGCACCAAGCGTCCCCAACAACCCATTGCACGATTGCTTTTTCAAGACGCTTCTGCTAACAATGCTGCTGAAATGATGCAAAGATACTGAATATTCATTAATTTAATGGCGTTTTAATC
The nucleotide sequence above comes from Geobacter benzoatilyticus. Encoded proteins:
- the cas6 gene encoding CRISPR system precrRNA processing endoribonuclease RAMP protein Cas6, yielding MMVAVLRMTMRLNRDIADRYFLFRVRHDFQSAFRQITGCMSDACGLCVSREECPYRLIFAQELSADPAAVKRHQKPPLPFAFSFPVFPSPPNAGHDFVIRLSLAGTATRFVGEFVEALKFLFTIQPERNGSLMDLVRIDSLDYHDEPTLLWSKDGVVEALDAVTLLETDGLRDTRLMGYSGEMKLQLETPLKLMHEGRMMREFKFTQFMRTLIRRISSLAAYYSDDDLSMDFRWLSSLSESVVVLQNSTRWVEWGRGEGDGKLAGLTGDVKLKGIPDEFIPFLLLGEFLNLGKGAAFGLGRFSLSVDES
- a CDS encoding succinate dehydrogenase cytochrome b subunit, which translates into the protein MQLFTSTVGRKVLMAITGQLMVLFVIVHMLGNSSIFIPGGINAYAEHLHALPPLVWAFRAVMLVAVCIHVLYGVTLSLENRAANPDAYAVKNLKKATLSSTSMLYTGLLLIAFIIYHLLHFTIRVTPDIRLGVDALGRFDVFGMVTHSFSLGIVVFIYVAAMVVLFLHLSHGIQSFFQTMGWNNEKSLPVFGKIGKVAAVVLLLGYASIPLFIVTGILKG
- a CDS encoding fumarate reductase/succinate dehydrogenase flavoprotein subunit, whose amino-acid sequence is MILDGKCPTGPIEKTWDKHRFDMKLVNPANKRKYKVLVVGTGLAGGAAAASLGELGYNVEAFCYQDSPRRAHSIAAQGGINAAKNYPNDGDSIYRLFYDTIKGGDFRAREADVWRLAQVSNNIIDQCVAQGVPFARDYAGYLDNRSFGGAQVSRTFYARGQTGQQLLLGAYSALARQIKAGTVKMFPRTEMLDLIVVDGEAKGITVRDLVTGEIRSHVGDAVVLCTGGYVNVFYLSTNAMGCSVTAAWKAHKKGAFFANPCYTQIHPTCIPQHGDKQSKLTLMSESLRNDGRCWAPKKKGDKRAPGEIPEEERDYYLERKYPSFGNLAPRDIASRAAKEQCDDDRGVGPGGRGVYLDFAASIKRLGEDTIRERYGNLFEMYEKITDENAYKVPMRIYPAPHYSMGGLWVDYNCESNVPGLFVLGEANFSVHGANRLGASALMQGLADGYFVIPYTIANYLARTTPGKVKADNAECKKSVEDVNNNLKKLMSINGKKTVSEFHRELGRIMWENVGMARSEQSCKEALKKIPALREEFWKNVKVSGSGAQFNQDLENAGRVADFLEFAELLTRDALYRNESCGGHFRVEHQMPDGEAKRDDENFCHAAAWEFKGVNAEPELHIEPLKFENVHLAIRSYK
- a CDS encoding succinate dehydrogenase/fumarate reductase iron-sulfur subunit encodes the protein MNLTLHVWRQNGPKDPGKFEVYEAKNVSPDESFLEMLDEVNEELIKAGKEPIAFDHDCREGICGMCSQVINGIPHGGLERTTVCQLHMRMFKNGDTIYIEPWRARAFPVVKDLVVDRSALDTIIQAGGYTSAHTGGVADGNAIMIPKPEADYAMDAAECIGCGACVAGCPNGSAMLFTSAKVSQLAVLPQGKAEAARRVNEMTGALQECGFGNCTNHYECQAACPKGINVKFIATLNREYLKSMF